In Sorghum bicolor cultivar BTx623 chromosome 10, Sorghum_bicolor_NCBIv3, whole genome shotgun sequence, one genomic interval encodes:
- the LOC8069329 gene encoding uncharacterized protein LOC8069329 produces the protein MDAAALQASSSPSSPSSPSKLRDKLRTTVCCCFGAGGGGAERTRWRRRGAAAGEFRYDALSYALNFDEGEDDDAYADPAAAFRYRNFNARLPPSPAAAAAVGTQRPRATAIAIA, from the coding sequence ATGGACGCCGCCGCGCTACAGGCCTCGTCGTCCCCTTCGTCCCCTTCGTCCCCGTCGAAGCTGCGCGACAAGCTGCGGACCACGGTGTGCTGCTGCTTcggcgcgggcggcggcggagcgGAGAGGacgaggtggcggcggcggggcgcggcggcgggcgaGTTCCGGTACGACGCGCTCAGCTACGCGCTCAACTTCGACGAGGGCGAGGACGACGACGCGTACGCGGACCCCGCCGCGGCGTTCCGGTACAGGAACTTCAACGCGCGCCTCCCGCcctcgccggccgccgccgccgcggtgggGACACAGCGGCCGCGGGCCAC